One region of Camelus bactrianus isolate YW-2024 breed Bactrian camel chromosome 22, ASM4877302v1, whole genome shotgun sequence genomic DNA includes:
- the NUDCD2 gene encoding nudC domain-containing protein 2 isoform X2, producing the protein MTLLRMCSDPNEEDRGWPERGDSARALGSLGATAAGRRSGGKLFDSTIADEGTWTLEDRKMVRIVLTKTKRDAANCWTSLLESEYAADPWVQDQMQRKLTLERFQKENPGFDFSGAEISGNYSKGGPDFSNLEK; encoded by the exons ATGACTTTGCTGCGCATGTGCAGTGACCCGAACGAAGAGGACAGAGGGTGGCCTGAGCGCGGAGATTCCGCGCGTGCGCTCGGCTCGCTCGGTGCCACCGCAGCCGGGAGGCGAAGTGGA gGCAAACTCTTTGATTCTACAATAGCTGATGAAGGAACATGGACTTTGG aggaTAGAAAAATGGTCCGTATTGTTctcacaaagacaaagagagatgCAGCAAATTGTTGGACTTCTCTTCTAGAATCTGAATATGCAGCTGATCCTTGGGTGCAAGACCAAATGCAGAGAAAACTTACATTAGAGAGATTCCAGAAAGAA AATCCTGGTTTTGACTTCAGTGGAGCAGAAATCTCAGGAAACTACAGTAAAGGTGGACCAGATTTCTCAAATCTTGAGAAATAA
- the NUDCD2 gene encoding nudC domain-containing protein 2 isoform X1, which translates to MSAPFEERSGVVPCGTPWGQWYQTLEEVFIEVQVPPGTRAQDIQCGLQSRHVSLAVGGREILKGKLFDSTIADEGTWTLEDRKMVRIVLTKTKRDAANCWTSLLESEYAADPWVQDQMQRKLTLERFQKENPGFDFSGAEISGNYSKGGPDFSNLEK; encoded by the exons ATGTCAGCCCCGTTTGAGGAGCGCAGTGGGGTGGTTCCGTGCGGGACGCCGTGGGGCCAGTGGTACCAGACCTTGGAGGAGGTGTTCATTGAAGTTCAGGTGCCGCCAGGCACTCGCGCCCAGGATATCCAGTGCGGCCTGCAGAGCCGGCATGTGTCGCTGGCCGTGGGTGGCCGCGAGATCCTCAAG gGCAAACTCTTTGATTCTACAATAGCTGATGAAGGAACATGGACTTTGG aggaTAGAAAAATGGTCCGTATTGTTctcacaaagacaaagagagatgCAGCAAATTGTTGGACTTCTCTTCTAGAATCTGAATATGCAGCTGATCCTTGGGTGCAAGACCAAATGCAGAGAAAACTTACATTAGAGAGATTCCAGAAAGAA AATCCTGGTTTTGACTTCAGTGGAGCAGAAATCTCAGGAAACTACAGTAAAGGTGGACCAGATTTCTCAAATCTTGAGAAATAA